The DNA window GGCACAGGTACGAGGTTAACCCGAAGTACGTTGATAGACTGGTCGAGGCGGGCCTTATAATAAGTGCGTGGAACCCCCAGGGCCTCGTAGAGGGCGCGGAGCTGCCTCACAAGGAGCACAGGTTCTTCTTGGGCACGCAGGCTCACCCGGAGTTTAAGAGCAGGCCCCTGGCGCCTAGCCCGCCCTATGTGGGGTTGCTGAGGGCCTCCACAAGTAGGTGATCCACTTTAATTGTGAAGGGATTAGAGTTTTAATGTAGAGAACTAATTAAAATAAAAACGTTTAAGCTTCGCTGCTAACAACTCTAACGGCGTAGAGCATTGCAGATACCATTAGATAAGATATGCGTCAAGAGCGGAGTCCTATGCGATAAATGCAAGGCCAAGATTGACTCTGGCAAATACCAGAGGTGGGAGGTTGATGTAATGAGGGCGCTGTTAAACCTTGAGGGCAGCTATAAGGAGCTAAGGAACGCTTCGTACAGGAAGTCCGTTATAGTTGGCGACACACTATACATAGTCCTTGATAACGTAAAGCTAGTAAGCAGGCAGCTCGCTAGGTCCCTTGAAAAGGAGCTGGCAAACCTCAACATAAAGAGGGTCTTCTTGGTGGCAGGCTCCAGCGATCCAAAGAGACTTATAGAGAGCCTGCTGCCGACATCCCAAGTGCTATCAGTCAACACCTACTATGCGCCTGACGGCTCCACGTACTACATAGCTAAGCTTCCGTTGAGCGACAGGTGGAGGGTCTCTGAGGTCGAGCGCGCCGCACAGGCCGTCTTCAAGTCTCTGAGCGGGAGCGACCTCTTCATAGAGTATGAGGAGGGGCATCAGAGCCCCCGCGCCGCGGAGGGCTTAGGGGAGAGGGTTGACAAGGAGAAACTGAACGAGATTATAAAGCACATAGAGAGGCAAAGTCAATAGCTGCCTGAGGTTCACAGCCTTAGCTGAACCACATGTCAAGTCTTGACTGCTTGCCCTTTGAGCTCTCCCTAAACGCCTTGACAAGCCTCTCAGCAGCCTTGGTCACGCGGTCCTCGCTAAAGTCGTGCTCCTTCACCAGTAGCTCCTCTATCTTGCTGAGGTCAGGCTCCCTGAAGTCTATCCTGTAGCTCATGTTAACCGGGGGCTTCAGGAAGTACTCATAAATCTTATATGGGTCCACGTCCTGCGGCAACAGGGACTTAACGGAGTCGAGGGCCTTCTGGGGGTCCTTCACGCTCTTGACGAAGTTGAGGGCAGTCTTAGGTCCATAGCCTTTCACGCCGTCTGGGTCAAAGTCAGTGCCCACCAGTATACCAATGACTATGAGTTGCTCCCTAGTTATGCCAAGTGACTTAAGCATTACGTTAAGGTCTATTATCTCAGGCCTCACTTCAACGTACTCGTCCTTGTTGGGCAGCTTTCTCTTCCCAGTTATTGCGAGGTTCCTGACTAGACGAGGAGCTCCAAAGAGTAGGCTATCATAGTCTTGGCTCCCAGCGGCCCAGGCGTCACCCCTCTGAGCCAGGAAGGCTGCCTGCGCCTCCCCGTCGGCGGGCGCCTGAACCCATGGTATACCCATATAATCAAGGAGCCTCTTAGCCTCAGTTACCATGTCCCCGGTGAGCTCTGACGTGGCCTGCGCGTATTTCTTAGCCTCCTCCAGGGACCCACGCTCCTTAGCCTTCGCGTACTTCTCGGCGGCTTCCTTCTTCCTCGATATCCTCTCTTCTATCTCTTTTCTCTTCATTTCGGGCGGCTTGCCGTCGAAGACATAAACGGGCCTCAGGCCCTCCTCCACGAGGTTTATGGTCCTGTAGAAGAGCCCGCTCAGGTGGCTTGTGACCCTTCCCTGAGAGTCCTTGAGGGGTGTGCCGTCAGGCTGCCTTATTGCAGAGAGGAACTGGTAAAGCATGTTATAACCGTCAAGGGCCACGGCGTAGCCCTTGAGGGCCTTCAGATCGACTTCCTGCCTTGCTTGGTCTGGTATTATGTCCTTTATATCAACGCCCATCGGCTGCCCCTTTTAACAGGGCAGGGGCAGCTAAATATTTGCACCGCTTTCAACGCATTTTAAAAGCTTTTGAATCCAAAATAGCCGAAGCAGCTGCTTAAGCGAGGAGGACTAAAGCTGGCAATTTGAAACCAGGCTTACCCCTTTTCATGAGCAGCCTCCTGAGGCCCGCCACGATTAATCAACTCTATTTGCCTATCCTCCTTAGTGCTCGAGCTCACGTGCACTAAGCCCATAATTTCAAGTCTAAGAAGCGTTTTCATTAAGTCTACGGATGAGATTGAGTAGCCGTTCTTTAAAAGGTATGAAAGTAGCTGGCCGTCTGTGACGGGCACCTTACCGTTCTGAGTGAGCTCCTTTAGAGCGTCGTACACCGCGTTTATGAGGGGCTGATTATACCATACTGACAACTGCTGTCACCCTTTGGTGCGCGCGACTAAGAGCCTACGCAGAAGTTTAGTGAGAGGAGGGTCTTTAACTTTAACCCTTTAATAAAAGCTCTGCTCGCGCCATTGGTAGTACTGGAAGGCTATGAGCTCTTCGCATTATGAGAGTTGCAGAGCTGAGAGGATCGTCGGTATTAATTCTATTAAAATGTTCAGGCGCTCACAGCGTGAGGGAGGGCTGCGACGGCCTCTGCTGCGATGCCACTA is part of the Acidilobus sp. 7A genome and encodes:
- the fen gene encoding flap endonuclease-1, translated to MGVDIKDIIPDQARQEVDLKALKGYAVALDGYNMLYQFLSAIRQPDGTPLKDSQGRVTSHLSGLFYRTINLVEEGLRPVYVFDGKPPEMKRKEIEERISRKKEAAEKYAKAKERGSLEEAKKYAQATSELTGDMVTEAKRLLDYMGIPWVQAPADGEAQAAFLAQRGDAWAAGSQDYDSLLFGAPRLVRNLAITGKRKLPNKDEYVEVRPEIIDLNVMLKSLGITREQLIVIGILVGTDFDPDGVKGYGPKTALNFVKSVKDPQKALDSVKSLLPQDVDPYKIYEYFLKPPVNMSYRIDFREPDLSKIEELLVKEHDFSEDRVTKAAERLVKAFRESSKGKQSRLDMWFS